GGTCACCTCGCCAGATACAGGGTCATGCGGATGCGCCCCTCGAGTTGCGAGTCGGCGATCTGCTTGCGTTGCAGGTCCACCTCTTCCAGGGCCATGGCCGGCAGTTGCGCCTGCAGGCCATGGAGGAAGCGGCGCAGCTGCGGGTAGCTGCCCCGTACCGGCAGCAGCACCTGGTAGCGCGCCAGGCGGGTCTTGGGGTCCAGGCCCAGGGCGTATTCGGCCCGCGCCAGGGTGATGCCCTCCTGCTGGGCCAGGGTGTAGAGCCGGTCGAAGGCACCGGTGGCGTCGAGCTGGGCCGGCAGGCTGCGGCGCAGCTCGTCCAGTTGCCCCGAAGACACGGGGCCGGCGGTGCGGCCGGGGGTCACGGCGGCGGCCAGTTGGGCACGGTCCGCCGCCAGCCGGCGCTCGCTCGCGGTCAGGTCCTGGCGGCCAGGCAACAGGCCCAGCAGCAGGTGCCCGAGGGCCAGGGCCAGCAGGATCGCGCCGGCCAGGCCCGGCCAGCCGAGGCGGCGGGCCTGTTCGAGGAGGACCAGCCTAGGGACGCGCATCCTGCACCTCCCAGGTGGCCACCAGGTTGAAGCGGATGGGCTGTTCGGCCTGTTCGGCCTGGGTTTCGTGGTTGAGCAGGGACACGTCGCGGAGGGCGTCGCTGGCTTCCAGCTCGCGGTGGAAGGCCAGCATGGCGGCCAGGTCGCGGGCCTCGGCGGTGATGCGCAGCTGGCCCTTGCGGGCGTCCGGGGTCAGGGCCAGCAGGGCGATGTCCTTGCGCGGCTGGGCTTCCAGGGTGGCGAACAGGCCGTCCCAGGGCAGGTTCATCTGGGCGGTGATGCGACGCAGCTCGACCTGGCTCGCGGCCCGCAGCTTCTCGTCGGCGGCCGACAGCGGCGCCTGGCGCAGGCCACGGGCCTGGAGGCGCTGCTCCACCCGGTCGAGATCGGCGCGGACCTCCGCCAGTCGCCGGTCCAGGTCCAGCTGCATCACCACGCCGGCGGCCACCAGTGCCAGGCCGGCCAGCAGCAGGCCCCAGCCGGGGCGGCTGGCGATGGGGTTGTGCTGGAAGTCGAGGTCGAGGGCGCGCATCTCAGTTCACCGTCATGGCCATGGCCTGGAGGGGATCGCCGTCATCCCGGCTCGCCAGGGGCGGGTCCAGTCGCCGGGCGTCGTGCAGCCTGTCGACCTGGCGCCCCGGGGCGTGGAGGAAGAGGCGCAGGGGCGTATCGGCGTCCAGCGCCTGCAGCTCGCATTCCCGGGCGATCAGGTCGTCGAGGGCGGACTCGTCGGCGCCCAGGGCCACCGAGCGCACCGAAGTCCAGCGCCCGCCCCGGGCCTGCAGCAGGCTGCCCCGCTCCGGCTCCGCCACCAGGAAGAGGAAGTCGTCGACGCCGATGGCGGCGCGATGGCGGTTGAAGGCGGCCATCAGGTAGGGCTGCACCGACTCCAGCCGCAGCCGGGCGCCCCTGGCCAGGGCCCGCAGGCGGGCCAGCAGCTCCTCCGGCACGGCGGCGGCCAGGCGCGGCAGGCCCGCGGCCTCCGGCGACAGGCGCAGGCTCCAGCCTTCGCCCTGAGCGCCGTAGAGGTCCTCGAAACAGAGCCGGGCGTAGCCCTCCAGTTCGGCGGGACTGCCGATGGCGTCGCTCCAGGGCACCAGGCAGAACCGGGTGTAGTGGCTGGAGAGCAGTACCCGCAGGCGGGCACGGCCCGGCGCAGGGCGCGCCAGCAGCGGCTCCAGGGCCTCCAGTGCGGCGGGCCAGGCGGGGCCGCCGGCCGCCTCGAACACCGCGTGCCCCAGGCACAGGTCGCGACGGTAGAGGCCCAGGCTGCGGGGCCCGATCACGGCGGTCAGGGCCTCAGGCCACAAAAGTGACACGGTTGATCTCCTCCAGCGTGGTGCGGCCTTCCCGGACCAGGTCCAGGGCCGAGGTGCGCAGCAGGCGCAGGCCGCGCTGGACCGCCAGTTCCTTGATCCGGCTGATGGGCTGGCGCTCGATGATGAGTTGGCGCAGGTCGTCGTCCAGGCGCAGCAGCTCGGCGATGGCGGTGCGCCCGCGATAGCCGGTGCCCCGGCAGTGGCCGCAGCCCGGCGAGCGGACGAAGCGGTAGGCGTCGGCGCTGGCCGGGTCGATGCCGGAGAGCGCCAGTTCGTCCGCGTCGGGCTGCACCGCCTCGGCGCAGTGGGGGCAGGCCAGGCGGATCAGCCGCTGGGCCAGCACGGCGTTGAGGGCGGAGACGAAGCTGTAGGGGTCCACCTCCATCTGGGTGAAGCGGCCGATCACGTCGAACACGTTGTTGGCGTGGATGGTGGTGAACACCAGGTGGCCGGTGAGGGCCGACTGCACGGCGATCTGCGCGGTGTCGGGGTCACGGATCTCGCCCACCATGATCTTGTCCGGGTCGTGGCGGAGGATGGAGCGCAGCCCCCGGGAGAAGGTCAGGCCCTTCTTCTCGTTCACCGGGATCTGCAACACGCCGGGAAGCTGGTACTCCACCGGGTCTTCGATGGTGATGATCTTGTCCATGCCGTGGTTGATCTCGGTGATCATGGCGTAGAGCGTGGTGGTCTTGCCGCTGCCGGTGGGGCCGGTGACCAGCACCATGCCGTAGGGCTCGGCGGCCAGCCGGCGCAGGCTGCGCAGGGTGGCGTCCTCGAAGCCCAGGGCCTCCAGGCGCACGCCCTGGACCTGGTCCGCCAGGTCCTGCTTGTCCAGCACCCGCAGCACCGCGTCCTCGCCGAAGATGCTGGGCATGATGGAGACGCGGAAGTCGATCTGCCGGCCGTTGATGCCGATCTTGAAGCGACCGTCCTGGGGCACGCGCTTCTCGCCGATGTCCAGCTCGGCCATCACCTTGACCCGGGAAATCACCTGCTCCGCCAGCTCCGCCCCGGGCACCCGGCTGGAGCCGCCCAGCACGCCGTCGATGCGGTACTTGATGGAGAGGCCGCTGCCGGTCATGCCCAGGTGGATATCGCTGGCGTGCAGCTTGAGGGCGTCGTAGAGGGTGGAGTTGACCAGCTTCACCACCACGCTGGCGTCTTCGCTGATCCGGGCCAGGGAGAGGGTTTCCAGGGCCTCGTGCTCCTGCACCGAACCGGCTTCGGCCTGCAGGGACTCCACGGCGTGGAAGCCCTCTTCATGGCGTTCGAGGAAGGCCGCCAGCTCGCGGGGATGGACCAGGTGCAGCGACGCCCCCCGGCGCTGCTCCTCGACCCAGGCCAGGCGCGCCTCGTCGAAGGGGTCGGCGAAGACCCCGAGGGTGGCGCCGTCCAGTTCCAGCAGCACGAACTCGCGCTTCAGCGCCAGGGCCAGCGGCACCCGCTCGAACAGCGGCACGCCACGGCCGAGGGACTCGAAGGGCAGCACCGGGTAATGCAGGGTGGCGCCGAGGCGACGGGCGAACTCATCCGGTGGCAGGTCGGCCAGCTCGTCCAGGACGTCCACCAGGCGCTGCCCCCGCTCCAGGGAGCGCTTGCGCGCGGCGCGCATCAGCTCCGGATCGAAGCGTTCCGCCTGGGTCTGCGCAGCGAAGCTGTGGCTGTCCATGGTCGTCCCTCCAGGGGCCTGGCGAGCCGGTGGACCGGGATCTCGCCTTCGCCTGGACATACGCACGCATCGTGCCAGCCGTCGGCGACCGCGAGAGAGGCGCTAAGTGGCTGATTTCAAATGGGGATGTTTTCCCCACTGACGGGGGCTCCCCCAAAAACGGGGAAAGGTCCGGTATTGGCCAGATGCCATCCCCCAGATGTGGGGAACGGGACGCATGGGATGCCCATCGTTTGGCCTACAACCCCACCAGTACCTCCACCCTGCCCTTTTCCCGCAGGGCCTCCAGCGCCTGTTCGCGGCTTTCGGCCACGCGCTGGCCGATCAGGTACTGGCGCACCAGGCTGCGGGCGCGGGCTTCGTCGAGGGTGGGGTCCAGCTGCGGTTTCAGGCTCTGGTAGGCGGCATTCACATCCTCGTCGCCGGGCAGCGGGTAGTCGGCCAGCAGGTCGAGCATGCGGCTGGCGGCCAGTTCGTGGCGCAGGTACTCGCGGTAGCCGGGCTCGTCGAAACCGGCCTCGCCCAGCGCACGGGCGAAGCCCTGGGTGTCCGGGAAGGCGGCCTTCATCTCCGCCAGGCTGGCGTCCAGCTCTTCGTCGGAGACCCTGACGCCCAGGCGACCGGCTTCCTGCCAGAGCAGCTCCTTGTCGATGAGCTGCTGCAGGGCCTCGCGTTTCAGCCGCTTGTAGGCCAGCGGACTGCGGATGGCCCCCACCTGGCGACCCTGGATCCGGAGGTAGTCGGCGAAGTGGCGATCCAGGCGGAAGTTGCTGATTTCGGTGCCATTGACCCGCGCGGCGACACCGGTTTCGCCCGCCAGCACCAGCGGGGTGAGCAGGCCCAGCACCAGGCCCAGCCAGGGATTGCCTTTCATGGGCTACATCCTCCTGTCCACCTTGATGAAACGACCCAGGGGACGGAAACCGCCGCCGGCCAGGTCCACCGTGACGATATGGGCGCCGGCCAGGCCGGTGCGCTGGCCGGGGCCGAAGTTCAGGGCCGGGGTCAGGCCGGTCTGGAAACCGTGCAGGCCCTCCAGTGCGCTGACCAGCTTTTTCCGACTGGCCTCGCGGCCGGCGCGCTTGAGCCCCTCCTCCAGCAGGATGGCGGCGCAGTAGGCGCCCACCTGCAAGGCCGCGTGCTGGTTGCCCAGGCCCTGGCTGCGGCGGATCGCCAGCAGCGCCGCCTGGCCCTCGGCTGTCCAGTCGCCGGGCATGAAGGGATAGGCGAGGAAGGTCCGTCCGGAGAAGCGCGGCGGAAGGCGCAGGGCGGCGCCGGCCACCTGGGCCGAGACGGCGAAGAGATAGGGCGACAGGTCCGCCCGGAGCTGATCGGCCAGGCGCGCGAAGTCCTCGGACTGGCCGAGGAAGAACAGGCCCTCGACTCCCTTCGCGGCATGGTTCAGGGTGTCCGCGCCGCCGTCGTAGCCCAGCAGCCTGACCTGCGCCCACCCCTGGTCCATCAGGTGCAGCGCCAGAGCTTCGGCCAGGGGACGCTGGTCGGCGTCCCGGGGATAGGCCACCAGCGCCTCCGGCCGCTCCAGGCCCAGGTCGCTGCTGGCGTAGCCGGCCAGGGCGAAGAGTTGTTCACGCAGGCCCGGCAGGGTGTTGAACACCAGCGGGTTGGCGGTCTCGCCCGCGGCCGGCAGCAAGGGACCGACCAGGGGCACGCCGGCCTCGGCCACCCGGGCCGCGAGGGCGCCATCCCGCGCCGGCACCAGGGGCGCCACCAGGGCGAACACGCCATCCTCCTCCAGCAGCCGTTGCAGGGCCTGCCCGGTGCTCCGCCGGTCCGTGCCCGGATCGCGCACCACCAGGGTCAGTTGCCGACCGTGGATGCCCCCCGCCGCGTTGACCCGCTCGAAGGCGCCCCGCAGCACCGCTTCCACCGTCCGTCCCAGGTCGGCCAGCGGGCCCCGGGTGGGCAACAGGGTGCCCAGGCGCAGCTCGGTTTCCGCCACGCCGGGGTCGCGATCGTCCTCCAGCCGCTTGAGGTAGGCGGTGAGGCTGGCCATGTCGCGCAGGGACATGACGAAGCGCGGCATGGCGGGATCGAGGCGGTTGCCGGCGGGGTCGCGGCCCTCGCCCACCGCCCGGGCCAGGGCGCCCTCGTCGTAGGGGCCGTGGCTGCGGCCGTTGGCGCGAGACTGGCCATAGGGCCGGGTCAGGCGGCTCCAGGTGATGTCCGGCGGCCGCACGCCGCCTTCGGGGCGGCCCCGGCCATCGGCGCCGTGGCAGTTGGCGCAGGGCATCACCCTGGCCGGCACCAGGGTGTCGGCGGCGCCGACCCGGGCGCTGATCTCGCCGTTGGCCGAGCCGACGCCCTCCAGGTAGATGCGCCGGCCCGCCGCTTCCTCCGGCGTGAGCTCCAGCCCCGGAGCCAGGCCGGCCTGGCCGAGCAAGGCGACCAGCAGCAGCGCACGCCACATGACGGGCTCCTCAGCGCCCGGCCACGGGGGGCAGGCCCATGAGTTGCAGGCGCTGGGCGATGGCCTCCACCGGCGCGTCGGGGCGGATCTTGCTCCAGCGCTTGTTGGGCACGTCGCCGGCGATCAGCAGTGTGGAGTGGCCTTCAGGGGTTTCACCCAGCTGGCCGAGGCGAGCCAGCACGAGATCCATGTCGGCCCTGGCGCCGGTGAGGAAGATCCAGTTGGGCGAGTCCACCCCGTGCCGGGTGGCGAAGGCCTTGAGCACCTCGGGGGTGTCGCGCTCGGCATCGCTGGTGAGGGAGATGAAATACACCTCGCGGGCCAGGTCCTCGTCCATGGCCTCGCGCACCGCCTTGAGCTTGCGGGTGATCAGCGGGCAAGCGTCGTCGCAGTGGGTGAAGATCACGTTGAGCATCACCCGCCGCCCCTTGAGCACGTCGCTGTAGAAGCGCAGCTCCCTGCCGTTCTGGTCCTTCAGCAGGGTGTCGGTGAAATAGGACTGGGCGTCACGGGTGCCGCCGCCGGCCAGGGCCCTGGCGGTGGGCTGGGCGGCCAGCGCCTCGCGGGCCGCACGCAGTTCGTCCACCCGCGCCAGCAGCACGGCCGGGTCGGTGAAGCCGTAGAAACGCGTCCACTGCCCGGTCCGGCCGTCGCCCACCATGATCAGCGGCGGGTGTTCCTCGAAGTTCGGGGTGAAGGTGCCGAAGCCCTTCAGCGTTTCGGTGATCGCCTCCTGGCTGCCGGTGACCCAGCGCCAGCCCTCGCCGCCCGAAAAGCGGTCGGCGTATTCCTTGAGGCGCTCGGGCGTGTCCCGCTGCGGGTCGATGCTCAGGGACACCAGCTGGACCTCGCGGCCGGCACGCTCGCCCAGTTGTTTCTGCAGCTTCTGCAGGATGGCGGAGATCACCGGGCAGACCGTGGTGCACTGGGTGTAGACGAAGCCCACCACGCTGATGCGGTCCCCGGCCAGCTCCCGGGACAGGTTCACCGGGCGGCCCTCCTGGTCCACCAGGGGCACGTCGGCCAGGGTGACCCGGGTCTCGGGGGCGTGGGCGCCCGGGTTGGCCGCCACGAGCGCGGCATGTTCCTCGGGAGAGTGAGCGGCGGCGGCGCCCGCCAGCAGCCCCAGGGAAAGCAGTGCGACGCGGAAAACGGAGGTCAGGGAATCCATGGCGTATTCCTCAGGGTGTGGCCTGGGCCGGTACGGCGCGCAGGCTGGCGTAGGGTTGCGAACCGAAGGGCATCGCCAGGGAAACGGAGCCCACGTGCAGGTAGTAGGCGCCGGCCTGGTCGAGTTGCAGCGGTGCCTCGTAGACGCCCTTCTCCACCTCCACCGCGGCCACTTCGGCGGGCCGCGAGGCGGGGGCGCGGAAATAGCGCACCCGCAGGTCCCCGACCCCGGCACGGGGTTCGCCGGCGGTCCCCTGGACCACCCGGAAGCGGGCCTTGGCGGGCTCGCCCAGGGTCACCCGGCCCTGATCGAGGAGGAACTCGACCCGGGGCCGGTCGCGCTGGGCGGCGAGGACCGGGTTGGCCTTGACCTCGGTGCGGAAGCAGTGGGCGATATTGGGCTGGTTGAGGGCCACCGCCAGGTCGAACTCGCCCGGAGCCGGCAGCTTCACCCGGCTGCTGTAGAGCCCGGGTTCCACCTCGCGCATGCTGCGGTCCACCACCCGGGCGGCGCGGGAGCTGTGCCCCCGGTTGAGGTAGCCGGTCATGGGGGCGTTCATGCCCTCCATGTAGAAGTAGGTGGTGTTGTCCACCGGGTTGACCACGAACACCGCGCCCTCGTCGCGGGCCTGGGCCAGGCCATCGGCGATGGGCAGGTCGCCGGCCAGCTTGGGCGCCGCCGGCCCCGCCTCGAAACCCTGGATGATCAGCTGCTTGCCGGCCCCGAGGGACTCCAGGTTGATCATGCTCACCTTGGGCGAGGCCAGGCCGCGCACATAGGCGTAGTCACGGGTGAAGACCAGTTGATAGGGCTCGGCGGTGATCTCGCCGCGCTGGACGATCTCGTCGCTGCCGGCGTCCACCACCAGCACCCGGTCCTCCAGGCTGTTCAGCGCCAGGCCGAAGCGGCCGTCCTGGGTGAAGCGCAGCGGCCCAAGCCCCTTGCCGGCCTCGATCACCTTGCGCACCTTGAGGCTGCGGGCGTCGATCACGGTGAGGGTGCCGGCCTGGCCGTCGCTGACGTAGAGCGCGCCGGACAGGGCGGAGACCGCCAGGGACAGCGGGCTGGGGCCGGTGGGGATGTCCGCCAGCTTCTTCAGGCTGGCGATGTCCACCACGCTCACGCCGCCGGCCTCGCGGTTGCTGATGAAGGCGTGGCGGGAGTCGGCGCTGAAGGCGATCTCGTGGTGCCCGTCGCCGGTGGCCAGGCTGGCCACCGTCTCGCGGCTCCGGGTGTCGATCACGGTCACCCCGCCCCGCTCGCCACGCCGGGCATTGTTGCCGACCCAGAGGTAGCGGCCATCGGGCTGCAGGGCCACGCGCACCGGCTCGGCCCCGGCGTCCAGGCTGGCGACCACCTTGAACTCGCTGGTGTCCACCACGGCCACTTCGCCGGCGCTGGGCATGGAGACGTAGAGCAGGCGGTCGTCCTCGCTGGCGACCCAGTCCATGGGCGGGCGTTTCAGCGGGATCCGCGACAGGGTGCTGGTGATGCCGCCCACGGAGGTGATGGGATCGATGACGGTGAGGGCCGAGTCCTTGTTCATCACCACCAGGTAGTAGCTGTTCAGGTCCACCAGGGCCCGGGCGCTGAGCACGCCCTTCAGGTAGGTGCCGATGCGCATCTTGCACTGGCCGGCCTGGGCCTCCGGCAGGGCCTGGTCGAGCCAGGCGCCGGGCGTCTGGCCGGAGAGCGGCTGGCCGGTGGTGGCATCGCTGAGGCGCAGGCGGATGTCGGCGAACATCCCTTCGGTGAGCACGCCGTCGCTGCCCAGGGGCACCGCCTCGAACTCGATGGCGACGCCATCCCGCACCAGGCGATTGGGGGAATCCCCCGGAGGTTCGGCCTGGGCGGCCAGCGCGGCGGTGACCAGCAGCAGGCTTGCGGCGATCGGTAGGGTATTCACCTGGCATTCCTCCCCTCTTCTGGACCCTGCACCGATGCAGGAGCAATGCCTGTGCCAGGCGGGAAAAACCATTGGGATCAGTGGGTTGCCCTGTTCGAGCGGGATTTTCCCCAGGGCATTCCCCACAGGATTCCCCTGTTGTGGGGGTTGGTGGTGCGCATGGCGCACCCTACGGACAGTCCTTCCCATCCGTAGGGTGCGCTGCGCGCAACCGCGCCTCAGGGCTCGTTGGTCACCCGCAGCAGGCCCCAGATGCCGCCCGCGTTGCCGAAGGCCGCGTAGTCCCGGTAGAGGTAGTCGCCGGGGATGGCGTTGGCGCCGCCGGCGCTGGGCAGCATCAGGCTGAAGTGGGCGGCCGGCAGCACGCTTTCCTGGGCGCCGATGTACAGGGCCGCCGGGTTCAGGCCGAAGCGGGTGGAGCCGATGCCGGACAGTTTCTCCGGATAGCCCCAGACATCCAGCTTCTCGGACAGGAAGGGGTTGAAGGCCCAGAGGTGTCCATCCAGCTGGAAGGTGATGCCACGGCTGCCACCCGAGGGCATGGTCACGTGGGTGCGGAACGGCTGCCCCGGCTTGACCTTGAGCACCGGGGTCACCGGGTCTCCACCCACCAGCGCGTTGCTGTAGGCCTGGTGAGCGTTGGGCACGTCGCCCCAACCCTGGCCCTGGGCGCGGCCGAAGGGCGCGTCCGGCGCCTTGCCGAAGCGGTACCACAGGGGTTCGCTCTTGTAGTTCACGGCCATGCCGGAGTTGTCCTTGGGATCGGCCGGGACGCCGAAGCCCTCGGAGGCCATGTTCTCCACCGGCCGGCCGTTGGCCCAGCGCAGGTTCAGCGACTTGTGCAGGACCAGGGAGAAGTCCCGGTACGGCGTGCCGGACAGCGGCGTCACGGTGGCGGCGGCGCGCATGCCGGCGTCCTCGGTCCAGGTGGCGCCCAGGGGCACGATGCTCATGGCGCCGCCCAGGCCCTTCTGGCCCTGCTTGACGGGATCGGCCGCCAGCAGGTTGAAGCCGCCGAACTCGATGGGCGTGGCGGTGATGTTGTCCACCGCGCGGCCCAACTGGGTCACCGGCTTGCCTTCACGCTCCAGGTGGCCGACGTAGAACTTGTAGGCCCTGGTGGGCCAGGAGCCGCCCGAGGCGCCTCGGGGCGCGACGGTCTGCACCGGGTTGATACCGACGTTGAAGCCGTCCGCCTGGGTGACGTCGTAGGCCAGCAACTGGGTGTGGATGCCCGCGTGGCTGGAGGGGCGCAGCATGTTGTTGTTGAAGGTGGTGGGGCCTTGCGGGCTGTCGCGGTCACGCTTGACCACGCCTTGCAGCACGGCGTAGGTGGGCAGGTCCGGCATGACCGGCGGCAGGCGGTTCTCCAGGGTGATGTTCACGCAGTCGCCAGCGGCGGCGCGCAGCACCAGGGGCTCCACCGGAACGTTGGGCTTGAGCTTGCCGGTGACCGGGTCCAGGTCGGCCTTGCGCACGTAGAGGATGGCGGTGGGGTCATGCAGCGGGCCGGACTGGCCGCCGATGGTGAAGACCTCGCCATCTTCCTCGTCCACCACGGTGACCTGGGGAATGGTCACCGGTCGCGGGTTGAACACCAGGGTGCCGCCCTGCGGATTCAAGGGACCACCGGCGTGCTGGTCGACACCGGCGGGGTCGCCGATGGTCAGGCCCAGGGGGTTGGCGAGGATGTCGTTGGCCAGGGCCACGACGATCTCGTAGTTGCGTTTCACCGTGGTGCGGGTGCCGATGCCACTGGGGTTCGGCGAGGTGCGCGGGCACACGCCGTCGAACTGGGTGGTGTTGCGCGAGGCCACCGGGCGCGGGTTGTTGGGCAGGGCGAAGAGGTCCGCGCGCGGGGTGGTGTAGTTGCGCATCACGCCCCAGATGCCATTCCAGTAGCCCTCGATGGAGGCGTCCATGTTGTACAGGTAGTCCGCCGCCTCGTAGGGGGTGCCGGACATCATGGTCACCGGGGCGACGAAGCCGAACTGCTCGGAGATGCCCACCATCTGCGACGCCTTCCAGCCGGAGTTGCCGGCGCTGCCGAAGCCGGTGCCGCTGTGCAGCCACTTCACGCCGTGCAGGGTGACGTTGTGTTCCTCCTCATGGCCGCCGGCGTGCAGGCGCAGGCGCACATTGTCGCCGGAGTAGCTCCGCAGCATGGGCGTGAAGGGGTCGCCGGGCTGGTCGCCGCCCCGGTTGATATGGGGCGGGAAGCCGGTGCTCGCCCCGGTCGGCCCGGTGGCCGTGGTGATGGCGCTGGGCGCCAGGTTCAGGGCCGGGATGGCGCGGTCGGTGCGGGTCTGCAGGGCGTAGGCGAGATCGCCCGCCAGGCCGTCGGCCTGCATGCCGGGCTTGCCGTCCGGCGCCGGCTTGTTGGGGTCGAACACCCGCAGGGCCACGGGCTCGTTGCGGTAATTGACGACGAACATGCCCGGGTCGTCCACGGAGATGGCCTGCGGGCAGGGCCGGCTCGGGCAGCCGAGGACCTGGCCGCCGGCGACTTCGCGCACCGACTCGAAGAGGTTCGGGCCGGACTGGCGCACGGGCGGGTTGATGGCGTAGCGGAAGCTGTCGGCCGAGGTGGGGTAGGCCGCGGCATCGGGGATGCCGTCAGGTCCGGCGCCGACATAGACGCCCGCCTCGTAGGCATGCTGGAAGTCGCTGTACTCCAGGAAGAACTCGCGGAAGCTGTCGTTCTTGCCGTCGCCGTCCAGGTCGCCGGTGGCGATCACCGCCTGCCAGGAGGTGGGGCCGCCGTCCTGGCGCGCGCTGCTGTAGAGCGGCTGGCCGGTTTCGGCGTGGTACCAGCTGGAGCCGGCCGGCTCGGTGAGCACGGTGGCGTACAGGCCCACCTGCTGGTGGGTGGAGGGACCGAAGTGGTCGTGGGTGAAGATGTTGCCCAGGCCCCGGTCGACGCCATGGGTGTTCACCAGGGGGTCGGCGAACCAGCGTTGCAGGGTGGTGCGGGCCCCCAGCCAGTCGGCCCGGCCGAACTGGCCGAAGTACGGGTGCTGCTTGGCCACCGGGCAGTCGGCGGTGCCGTCGCGGGCATCGCCCTCGGTGCACTGGTTGTAGGCGCGGATGGCGTGGATGCGCTCCACCACGCTGGCCGGCGAGAGGGTGCCGTCTTCGTAGTTCCAGCCATTGGCCGAGCCGTCGGACGAGGTCAGGTCCCACTTCGGCAGGTGGATGTGCTGGCCGATGACGTCGGTGGGGGTGCGCACCTGGTAGTCATCCAGCTCGTAGACCGCCGGGATGAGGTTGGTGTGCTGGTACAGGGTGCAGTCGAAGGTGTTCATCCGCATCACCAGCGGCTCCGGCGGCTGCTGCTTGTTGATCACCGGC
This genomic window from Pseudomonas furukawaii contains:
- a CDS encoding YncE family protein, yielding MNTLPIAASLLLVTAALAAQAEPPGDSPNRLVRDGVAIEFEAVPLGSDGVLTEGMFADIRLRLSDATTGQPLSGQTPGAWLDQALPEAQAGQCKMRIGTYLKGVLSARALVDLNSYYLVVMNKDSALTVIDPITSVGGITSTLSRIPLKRPPMDWVASEDDRLLYVSMPSAGEVAVVDTSEFKVVASLDAGAEPVRVALQPDGRYLWVGNNARRGERGGVTVIDTRSRETVASLATGDGHHEIAFSADSRHAFISNREAGGVSVVDIASLKKLADIPTGPSPLSLAVSALSGALYVSDGQAGTLTVIDARSLKVRKVIEAGKGLGPLRFTQDGRFGLALNSLEDRVLVVDAGSDEIVQRGEITAEPYQLVFTRDYAYVRGLASPKVSMINLESLGAGKQLIIQGFEAGPAAPKLAGDLPIADGLAQARDEGAVFVVNPVDNTTYFYMEGMNAPMTGYLNRGHSSRAARVVDRSMREVEPGLYSSRVKLPAPGEFDLAVALNQPNIAHCFRTEVKANPVLAAQRDRPRVEFLLDQGRVTLGEPAKARFRVVQGTAGEPRAGVGDLRVRYFRAPASRPAEVAAVEVEKGVYEAPLQLDQAGAYYLHVGSVSLAMPFGSQPYASLRAVPAQATP
- a CDS encoding SCO family protein produces the protein MDELRAAREALAAQPTARALAGGGTRDAQSYFTDTLLKDQNGRELRFYSDVLKGRRVMLNVIFTHCDDACPLITRKLKAVREAMDEDLAREVYFISLTSDAERDTPEVLKAFATRHGVDSPNWIFLTGARADMDLVLARLGQLGETPEGHSTLLIAGDVPNKRWSKIRPDAPVEAIAQRLQLMGLPPVAGR
- a CDS encoding SurA N-terminal domain-containing protein; the encoded protein is MKGNPWLGLVLGLLTPLVLAGETGVAARVNGTEISNFRLDRHFADYLRIQGRQVGAIRSPLAYKRLKREALQQLIDKELLWQEAGRLGVRVSDEELDASLAEMKAAFPDTQGFARALGEAGFDEPGYREYLRHELAASRMLDLLADYPLPGDEDVNAAYQSLKPQLDPTLDEARARSLVRQYLIGQRVAESREQALEALREKGRVEVLVGL
- a CDS encoding GspE/PulE family protein; translated protein: MDSHSFAAQTQAERFDPELMRAARKRSLERGQRLVDVLDELADLPPDEFARRLGATLHYPVLPFESLGRGVPLFERVPLALALKREFVLLELDGATLGVFADPFDEARLAWVEEQRRGASLHLVHPRELAAFLERHEEGFHAVESLQAEAGSVQEHEALETLSLARISEDASVVVKLVNSTLYDALKLHASDIHLGMTGSGLSIKYRIDGVLGGSSRVPGAELAEQVISRVKVMAELDIGEKRVPQDGRFKIGINGRQIDFRVSIMPSIFGEDAVLRVLDKQDLADQVQGVRLEALGFEDATLRSLRRLAAEPYGMVLVTGPTGSGKTTTLYAMITEINHGMDKIITIEDPVEYQLPGVLQIPVNEKKGLTFSRGLRSILRHDPDKIMVGEIRDPDTAQIAVQSALTGHLVFTTIHANNVFDVIGRFTQMEVDPYSFVSALNAVLAQRLIRLACPHCAEAVQPDADELALSGIDPASADAYRFVRSPGCGHCRGTGYRGRTAIAELLRLDDDLRQLIIERQPISRIKELAVQRGLRLLRTSALDLVREGRTTLEEINRVTFVA
- a CDS encoding PilN domain-containing protein, which produces MRALDLDFQHNPIASRPGWGLLLAGLALVAAGVVMQLDLDRRLAEVRADLDRVEQRLQARGLRQAPLSAADEKLRAASQVELRRITAQMNLPWDGLFATLEAQPRKDIALLALTPDARKGQLRITAEARDLAAMLAFHRELEASDALRDVSLLNHETQAEQAEQPIRFNLVATWEVQDARP
- a CDS encoding GspMb/PilO family protein, translated to MRVPRLVLLEQARRLGWPGLAGAILLALALGHLLLGLLPGRQDLTASERRLAADRAQLAAAVTPGRTAGPVSSGQLDELRRSLPAQLDATGAFDRLYTLAQQEGITLARAEYALGLDPKTRLARYQVLLPVRGSYPQLRRFLHGLQAQLPAMALEEVDLQRKQIADSQLEGRIRMTLYLAR
- a CDS encoding cytochrome c/ABC transporter substrate-binding protein, coding for MWRALLLVALLGQAGLAPGLELTPEEAAGRRIYLEGVGSANGEISARVGAADTLVPARVMPCANCHGADGRGRPEGGVRPPDITWSRLTRPYGQSRANGRSHGPYDEGALARAVGEGRDPAGNRLDPAMPRFVMSLRDMASLTAYLKRLEDDRDPGVAETELRLGTLLPTRGPLADLGRTVEAVLRGAFERVNAAGGIHGRQLTLVVRDPGTDRRSTGQALQRLLEEDGVFALVAPLVPARDGALAARVAEAGVPLVGPLLPAAGETANPLVFNTLPGLREQLFALAGYASSDLGLERPEALVAYPRDADQRPLAEALALHLMDQGWAQVRLLGYDGGADTLNHAAKGVEGLFFLGQSEDFARLADQLRADLSPYLFAVSAQVAGAALRLPPRFSGRTFLAYPFMPGDWTAEGQAALLAIRRSQGLGNQHAALQVGAYCAAILLEEGLKRAGREASRKKLVSALEGLHGFQTGLTPALNFGPGQRTGLAGAHIVTVDLAGGGFRPLGRFIKVDRRM